The following nucleotide sequence is from Candidatus Latescibacterota bacterium.
GGAAATACTGTAGCCTTTTCTCGATATTATCTTTTTACCACAGGAATGACAATAGGTACTCATGGATCTGTGGTCGGGAAGGTTGCCTATATATACATACCTGACACCCTCATCACGCATAATATTGTATGCCGTCTCAAGAGAGGAGATCGGAGT
It contains:
- a CDS encoding radical SAM protein yields the protein TPISSLETAYNIMRDEGVRYVYIGNLPDHRSMSTYCHSCGKKIISRKGYSISSISMKVGNCGFCGEEIPGIWS